A single genomic interval of Salinarchaeum sp. IM2453 harbors:
- a CDS encoding 50S ribosomal protein L39e, which translates to MSGKSRAKKKRLAKLERQNSRVPAWVMMKTDRDVMRNPKRRNWRRSNTDE; encoded by the coding sequence ATGAGTGGAAAATCAAGGGCGAAAAAGAAACGACTCGCCAAATTAGAACGGCAGAACAGCCGTGTTCCAGCATGGGTAATGATGAAAACTGACCGCGACGTTATGCGAAACCCAAAACGCCGAAACTGGCGTCGATCAAATACTGACGAATGA
- a CDS encoding HAD family hydrolase: MDYDAIVFDNDGVLARITEGEAVRNAIRRTFHEFGVQDPDPTHIEQLFGVTMADLLSVCSTYGLDPGRFWERRDQNVAAAQIQLIDAGTKDLYEDVATLDAITSPLGVVSNNQHRTVQYILSHYGLIDQFNTVYGRQPTLEDVMRKKPNPYYIEQALTDLSATDALYVGDSPKDVIAAQRAGIDAAFIRRPHRKSAELPVKPTIEVPDLTTLVAEITG; the protein is encoded by the coding sequence ATGGACTATGACGCCATCGTCTTCGATAACGATGGTGTCCTTGCTCGTATCACTGAGGGTGAAGCGGTACGAAATGCAATAAGGCGGACATTTCATGAGTTTGGCGTGCAAGATCCAGATCCAACGCATATTGAGCAGCTGTTCGGAGTGACAATGGCCGACTTACTTAGTGTGTGCTCAACGTATGGTCTTGACCCAGGACGGTTTTGGGAACGACGTGATCAAAACGTTGCCGCAGCACAGATCCAGCTGATTGATGCTGGTACGAAAGATCTCTATGAAGATGTTGCTACGTTGGACGCCATTACTAGCCCGCTTGGTGTTGTCAGTAACAACCAGCACCGGACCGTTCAGTATATTCTTTCGCACTACGGGTTAATTGATCAGTTCAACACCGTTTATGGCCGTCAGCCCACGCTTGAAGATGTAATGAGAAAAAAACCTAATCCCTATTATATTGAGCAAGCGCTGACTGATCTTTCTGCAACCGATGCGTTATATGTCGGAGACAGCCCTAAAGATGTTATCGCGGCTCAGCGAGCTGGTATTGATGCAGCTTTTATCCGCCGTCCGCATCGCAAATCTGCTGAACTGCCCGTCAAACCAACTATAGAAGTTCCTGATCTTACGACACTGGTCGCTGAAATCACGGGATGA
- a CDS encoding alanine--glyoxylate aminotransferase family protein, producing the protein MTEKREYTGDYPNKRLYLPGPTEVREDVINAMSQPMFGHRMDRMTDLYTTIVEDTKEFLDTDNDLTILTASGTEFWEATTLNLVEDSLLVPTSGAFSERQANVAERLGKNVDRIEYTWGEAVKPDDIKTALETADTQYDAVGMVMNETSTGVRNPVEEIGEIVSEYPDTYFIVDAISCLGGDYIDIEGSGIDAIFTSTQKAFAMPPGLAVCVVSDDAYEQELEKDSASWYGGFQRCLDYYDRKGQTHSTPAIPIMLAYRRQMKHMLEEGHQARDRRHREMAEYTQEWAKQHFDLFAEEGYRSQTVTCIENTQDIDVGQTIGQVSEKYDYVFSNGYGDIGEKTFRIGHMGEHDLESIKALTDAIEDVAGL; encoded by the coding sequence GTGACAGAAAAACGTGAATATACTGGTGATTACCCAAATAAACGACTCTATTTACCGGGTCCAACGGAAGTTCGAGAAGACGTTATCAATGCAATGTCTCAACCGATGTTTGGCCATCGGATGGACCGAATGACTGACCTCTATACGACAATAGTCGAAGATACGAAAGAATTTCTTGATACTGATAATGACCTTACCATTCTTACAGCATCAGGTACTGAGTTTTGGGAGGCAACAACCCTGAACCTGGTTGAGGACTCACTTTTGGTACCCACCTCTGGAGCATTTAGTGAACGACAAGCAAATGTTGCTGAACGTCTTGGTAAGAATGTTGACCGAATTGAGTATACGTGGGGAGAAGCTGTCAAGCCCGACGATATTAAAACCGCCTTAGAAACAGCTGATACGCAATATGATGCTGTTGGGATGGTCATGAACGAAACTTCAACCGGCGTTCGAAATCCGGTCGAAGAAATTGGGGAGATCGTGTCTGAGTATCCAGATACCTACTTTATCGTTGATGCTATCTCCTGTTTAGGTGGTGATTACATCGATATTGAGGGCAGTGGAATTGATGCTATCTTTACATCGACACAGAAAGCCTTTGCAATGCCTCCTGGCCTTGCTGTTTGTGTTGTCAGCGATGATGCCTATGAACAAGAGTTAGAGAAAGATTCAGCATCATGGTATGGTGGATTTCAGCGCTGCTTAGATTACTACGACAGAAAAGGCCAGACTCACTCTACCCCCGCTATTCCTATTATGCTTGCTTATCGAAGGCAAATGAAGCACATGCTTGAGGAAGGACATCAAGCGCGTGATCGTCGTCATCGCGAAATGGCAGAGTACACACAGGAATGGGCCAAGCAACACTTTGACCTCTTTGCTGAAGAGGGATATCGCTCCCAAACAGTAACCTGCATTGAGAATACTCAAGACATTGATGTCGGACAGACAATTGGGCAAGTTTCTGAAAAATACGATTATGTCTTCTCTAATGGATATGGTGACATAGGGGAGAAAACATTCCGCATTGGACACATGGGAGAGCACGACCTGGAAAGCATCAAGGCACTCACTGACGCAATAGAAGATGTCGCTGGACTCTAG
- a CDS encoding DNA polymerase II large subunit produces MRPEDEQYFTRLEAELERASEIARQARQRGNDPSPDIEIPTARDMADRVENILGIDGVATRVRELEGEMSREEAALELVGGFVSGEVGNYESKSGKVEGAVRTAVALLTEGVVAAPIEGIDRVEVNTNDDGTEYVSVYYAGPIRSAGGTAQALSVLVADYARSLLGIDEFKPRDDEIGRYAEEVGLYDSESGLQYSPKDKETKFIVENCPIMLDGEATGDEEVSGYRDLERIDTNAPRGGMCLVLAEGIALKAPKIQRYTRNLDEVEWPWLQDLIDGTIGEDNSQDEDEDTESDDSESDTESDDSDSTDMTGPKRIEPNKKYLQDLIAGRPVFGHPSKAGGFRLRYGRTRNLGDATAGIHPATMHLVDDFLAPGTQIKTELPGKAAGIVPVDSIEGPTVRLANGEVRRVNSAEEAIEIRNGVERILDLGEYLVNYGEFVENNHPLAPASYTVEWWIQDLKATKTDVQALQDDPAINLSHPSPEQAISWAKQYDAPLHPKYTYLWHDITTDNLETLTKALSEGTVVDDVLRIERTDAVQQTLENLVVEHQQHDATITIPTWRPLVLSAGLTTDLKPTWQSLSASAREWDNAVKAINEVAPFGIQERAPTRVGNRMGRPEKSEERELSPAVHTLFPIGEAGGNQRDFEAATKQAASLSDTPGEIEVEVGIRRCNECDVETHKSCCPSCGTHIDPHYTCPECERGLTPDESGRVYCDRCETEGTAVATQTIDLANEFQEALENIGERKSHFDILKGVKGLTSEVKTPEPLEKGILRAKHGVSAFKDGTVRYDMTDLPVTAVKPEEVNASVNQFRQLGYTEDIHGDPLQHADQVVELKVQDIILSEGGAEHMRKTADFVDDLLTSYYDMDSYYDLENSEDLIGELVFGMAPHTSAAVVGRVVGITEVAGGYAHPYFHAAKRRNCDGDEDCVMLLLDGLLNFSKTYLPDKRGGSMDAPLVMSSRIDPAEIDDEAHNVDIMSQYPREFFEATRELAHPEDVADMMTIAEETVGTEHEYTGFDHTHPTSDIAAGPSLSAYKTLESMEDKMDAQLELSRKLRSVDETDVAERIIEFHFLPDLLGNLRAFARQEVRCLDCGTKYRRAPLSGTCRKCDGDINLTVHEGSVDKYLETAIEIAEEYGTREYTRQRLEVLDRSISRIFENDKSKQSGIADFM; encoded by the coding sequence ATGCGTCCTGAGGACGAGCAATACTTTACCCGGCTTGAGGCGGAACTTGAACGAGCATCCGAGATTGCCCGACAGGCCCGACAGCGCGGCAACGATCCTAGCCCTGACATTGAAATCCCAACTGCCCGAGATATGGCTGACCGTGTTGAAAATATCCTTGGCATTGATGGGGTCGCTACACGGGTTCGTGAACTTGAAGGAGAGATGAGCCGTGAGGAAGCTGCGCTTGAACTTGTTGGTGGTTTTGTTTCCGGCGAGGTTGGTAATTATGAAAGTAAAAGCGGAAAAGTTGAAGGTGCCGTTCGGACAGCCGTAGCATTACTGACCGAAGGAGTCGTTGCCGCTCCCATTGAGGGTATTGACCGCGTTGAGGTCAATACTAACGACGATGGTACGGAATATGTCTCCGTCTACTACGCTGGGCCAATCCGATCAGCTGGAGGAACAGCTCAAGCGCTATCTGTCCTTGTTGCCGACTATGCTCGATCATTACTTGGGATAGATGAATTCAAACCACGCGATGATGAAATCGGACGATACGCTGAGGAGGTTGGCCTATATGATTCTGAATCTGGATTACAGTACTCCCCGAAAGATAAGGAAACGAAATTTATTGTCGAAAACTGTCCTATCATGCTTGATGGGGAGGCAACCGGTGATGAGGAAGTATCTGGATATCGCGATCTCGAACGTATTGACACGAATGCTCCTCGAGGCGGGATGTGCCTTGTACTTGCAGAAGGCATTGCCCTAAAGGCCCCGAAGATCCAGCGCTATACTCGTAACCTTGATGAGGTCGAGTGGCCTTGGCTTCAAGACCTTATTGACGGTACTATTGGTGAGGATAATTCACAAGACGAGGATGAAGATACAGAGTCTGATGACAGTGAATCCGATACAGAGTCTGATGACTCTGACTCTACGGACATGACCGGGCCTAAACGTATCGAGCCAAACAAAAAGTATCTTCAGGACCTAATTGCTGGCCGCCCTGTATTCGGACATCCAAGCAAAGCTGGTGGATTTCGTCTTAGATATGGTCGTACTCGAAATCTTGGTGATGCCACTGCTGGCATTCACCCAGCAACAATGCATCTTGTTGATGACTTTCTCGCACCAGGCACACAAATCAAAACTGAGTTGCCTGGAAAAGCAGCAGGTATTGTCCCGGTAGACTCAATCGAGGGCCCAACTGTTCGCTTAGCTAATGGTGAAGTTCGACGCGTCAACAGTGCTGAAGAGGCAATTGAAATTCGAAACGGCGTTGAGAGAATTCTTGATCTAGGTGAGTACCTTGTCAATTATGGTGAGTTTGTTGAAAATAATCATCCACTTGCCCCGGCTTCATACACTGTTGAGTGGTGGATTCAAGATTTAAAAGCTACAAAAACGGATGTTCAAGCACTCCAAGACGATCCAGCTATAAATCTTTCACACCCCTCGCCTGAACAGGCAATCTCGTGGGCAAAACAATACGACGCACCACTTCATCCAAAATATACCTACCTATGGCACGACATCACCACCGATAATCTTGAGACTCTTACAAAAGCACTGAGTGAGGGAACTGTTGTTGATGATGTATTACGGATTGAACGAACAGATGCTGTTCAACAGACTCTTGAGAACCTAGTCGTCGAACACCAACAACATGATGCGACGATTACTATACCTACGTGGCGACCACTTGTTCTCTCTGCTGGTCTGACAACTGATCTAAAACCAACGTGGCAGTCATTATCTGCATCCGCTCGAGAATGGGATAATGCGGTCAAAGCTATCAACGAAGTCGCTCCTTTTGGTATTCAGGAACGGGCCCCTACCCGCGTTGGAAATCGTATGGGTCGCCCAGAAAAATCTGAGGAACGCGAACTCTCCCCCGCTGTTCACACCTTGTTCCCGATCGGGGAGGCTGGCGGGAATCAGCGTGATTTTGAGGCCGCTACAAAACAGGCAGCCTCTCTTTCAGATACTCCTGGTGAAATTGAAGTCGAAGTTGGTATCCGACGCTGTAATGAATGCGATGTGGAGACACACAAGTCTTGCTGTCCTTCTTGTGGCACACACATCGATCCACACTACACATGTCCTGAGTGTGAGCGCGGGTTGACTCCCGATGAGTCTGGTCGCGTTTACTGTGATCGTTGTGAAACAGAAGGAACGGCCGTTGCAACACAAACAATTGACCTTGCCAATGAGTTCCAAGAAGCGCTTGAAAACATTGGGGAAAGAAAAAGCCATTTTGACATTCTCAAGGGCGTTAAGGGACTCACTTCAGAAGTCAAGACCCCGGAGCCTCTGGAAAAAGGAATTCTTCGTGCTAAACACGGTGTCTCCGCATTTAAAGATGGTACTGTCCGATATGATATGACTGACCTCCCTGTTACTGCGGTTAAACCAGAAGAAGTCAATGCGTCAGTCAATCAGTTCAGACAACTTGGATATACGGAAGATATTCACGGAGACCCACTCCAGCACGCAGATCAGGTGGTTGAGCTCAAAGTTCAAGATATCATTCTTTCTGAAGGCGGTGCAGAGCATATGCGTAAAACGGCTGACTTTGTTGACGATCTACTTACCTCATACTATGATATGGATTCTTACTACGACCTTGAGAATTCAGAAGATCTTATTGGAGAATTAGTCTTCGGTATGGCCCCACACACTTCCGCAGCTGTTGTGGGACGAGTTGTCGGGATTACTGAGGTCGCCGGTGGGTATGCACATCCGTACTTCCATGCTGCTAAACGGCGTAATTGTGATGGTGATGAAGACTGTGTTATGCTCCTGCTTGATGGATTATTGAACTTCAGCAAAACATATCTTCCCGACAAACGCGGTGGCTCAATGGACGCTCCTCTTGTTATGTCATCCCGCATTGATCCTGCAGAGATTGACGATGAGGCCCACAATGTTGATATTATGTCACAGTATCCACGTGAGTTTTTTGAGGCTACCCGTGAACTCGCTCATCCCGAGGATGTTGCTGATATGATGACAATTGCCGAAGAGACCGTCGGAACTGAACATGAATACACCGGATTTGATCATACGCATCCGACTTCTGATATTGCTGCTGGACCAAGTCTTTCAGCGTACAAGACTCTCGAATCGATGGAAGACAAAATGGATGCTCAACTTGAACTGTCGCGAAAACTCCGATCGGTCGATGAAACTGATGTTGCTGAGCGAATTATTGAATTCCACTTTTTACCAGACTTGCTTGGAAATCTTCGTGCATTTGCCCGACAAGAAGTTCGTTGTCTGGATTGCGGCACCAAATACCGTCGTGCACCCCTCTCTGGTACTTGCCGTAAGTGTGATGGCGATATTAATCTCACCGTTCATGAAGGGTCAGTGGATAAATATCTTGAAACAGCAATCGAAATTGCAGAAGAATACGGCACTCGCGAATACACACGGCAACGACTTGAAGTTCTTGACAGATCAATTAGCCGAATTTTTGAAAATGATAAAAGCAAACAAAGTGGTATTGCTGATTTCATGTAG
- a CDS encoding PPC domain-containing DNA-binding protein — translation MDYREVTTTAEYLGRFETGEDWRQQIESFAGEVDADAAWFMAMGAVQDAELWFYDQDDKEYYPVEFDEPLEVASCTGNISWLDGDRFAHTHAVLSREDGSTVAGHLNAGTTFAGELYLRVFDTELNREFDDVTELDLWL, via the coding sequence ATGGACTATCGGGAAGTTACCACCACGGCTGAATATCTTGGTCGATTCGAAACAGGAGAAGACTGGCGTCAGCAGATCGAGTCATTTGCCGGTGAGGTCGATGCTGATGCCGCTTGGTTCATGGCAATGGGTGCAGTTCAGGATGCCGAACTCTGGTTCTATGATCAGGATGATAAAGAGTACTACCCTGTAGAATTCGATGAACCGCTTGAAGTTGCATCTTGTACTGGCAATATCTCTTGGCTTGATGGTGATCGATTCGCGCATACTCATGCGGTATTGTCTCGCGAAGATGGATCAACCGTTGCAGGCCATCTTAACGCTGGTACTACCTTTGCAGGTGAATTGTATCTTCGTGTCTTTGATACTGAACTTAATCGAGAATTCGATGACGTTACTGAACTTGATCTCTGGTTATAA
- a CDS encoding class I SAM-dependent methyltransferase family protein encodes MTDNRLAAIVRKPRGEEVLSTLRSEGVYDDSRRIIEHSDGTLAIPITEPPDVDIIRVIQQKYPEHRPKTLDILLRDRGWSEQDINCAPSSWAVIGSVILVSVPDDCPDESELGDALLELHGHAETVLNRHEISGQRRIPDHRVIAGTGNTETIHEEHGVKYKLDLSKVMFSPGNKRERARMAALIAESTTQDRPATTVSDIPDDLRSLDGISPDEHVFDMFAGIGYFTLPIAVAGASVTAAEINPTSFEYLRTNLSLNNVDDRVTPYRTNCRNLEPNAVDRVVMGHYDSSEYLQTALQTVQYNGVVHYHALVPDANLWSQPASTLTEAASSVDRDISIEGQHRIKSYAEGIYHVVIDTRVF; translated from the coding sequence ATGACTGACAACCGCTTAGCAGCTATTGTCCGAAAACCACGCGGGGAAGAAGTTCTTTCCACTCTTCGCTCTGAAGGCGTATATGATGATTCTCGACGCATTATTGAGCATTCGGACGGCACACTAGCGATTCCTATCACGGAACCCCCAGATGTAGATATTATCCGCGTCATTCAACAGAAATATCCTGAACATAGACCCAAGACATTAGATATACTCCTTCGAGACCGCGGATGGTCTGAACAGGATATTAATTGTGCGCCTTCTTCCTGGGCTGTCATTGGATCTGTCATATTGGTTTCTGTCCCAGACGACTGTCCTGACGAATCTGAACTTGGTGACGCTCTTCTTGAACTTCACGGACACGCAGAGACAGTGTTAAATCGCCACGAAATCAGTGGACAGCGCCGAATCCCTGACCATCGTGTCATCGCTGGAACTGGTAACACAGAAACAATCCATGAAGAGCACGGAGTCAAATACAAACTTGACCTCTCTAAGGTTATGTTTTCTCCTGGCAACAAGCGTGAGCGCGCCCGCATGGCTGCTCTTATTGCAGAATCAACTACCCAGGATCGCCCGGCAACAACTGTTTCGGACATTCCAGATGATCTTCGCTCACTTGACGGTATTTCCCCCGATGAACACGTCTTTGATATGTTTGCTGGTATTGGCTACTTTACTCTCCCAATAGCTGTTGCTGGTGCATCTGTCACCGCTGCCGAGATTAATCCGACTTCCTTTGAATATCTTCGCACGAATCTTTCCTTGAATAACGTTGATGACCGAGTCACGCCCTATCGCACAAACTGCAGGAATTTAGAACCCAATGCCGTGGATCGTGTTGTTATGGGTCATTATGACTCTTCTGAGTACTTACAGACTGCTCTTCAGACGGTCCAATATAACGGCGTTGTCCACTATCATGCTCTCGTACCAGATGCGAACCTTTGGTCCCAGCCAGCCAGTACTCTAACAGAAGCAGCAAGTTCAGTTGATCGTGATATCTCAATAGAAGGCCAGCATCGGATTAAATCGTATGCTGAAGGAATTTATCACGTTGTAATTGATACTCGCGTTTTTTGA
- a CDS encoding 60S ribosomal export protein NMD3 codes for MTNKHEICPRCGDSIETARSTRAERGDPSLCDACYFENFELVDAPDRITVRHCTQCGAVHQGNRWVDIGAQDYTDIAVEAVRQSLGVHVDADSITWRVEPEQVDNSTIRMHCHFSGAVRETPVEETVVVPVTLAAETCTRCGRIAGDYYASVVQVRAVDREPTDEEQQAAREIAEDVVSSMEETGDRNAFITETGEVAGGLDMKVSTTKIGRKIADKIVNRFGGAVSASETLVTEDADGNEVYRVTYAVRLPPYKPGDIITIEDLDDPILVDSVKGNLKGRYITTGEAYETEYDIDDFPEAQYLGSVSDGEETTVVNVEDEHAVQVLDPDTYESKTIARPTYFDSSSEMTTVLKSRAGLHILPSDHD; via the coding sequence ATGACTAATAAACACGAAATCTGTCCTCGATGCGGCGATTCAATTGAAACTGCACGGTCTACTCGTGCGGAGCGTGGAGATCCGTCTCTATGTGACGCTTGTTATTTTGAGAATTTCGAACTTGTTGATGCGCCCGATCGAATTACCGTCCGACACTGTACACAATGCGGAGCTGTACATCAAGGCAACAGATGGGTTGATATCGGTGCACAGGATTACACCGATATTGCCGTTGAAGCTGTTCGGCAATCGCTTGGAGTACACGTTGATGCTGATTCAATTACATGGCGTGTGGAACCAGAGCAGGTTGACAATAGTACGATACGGATGCATTGTCACTTTTCAGGAGCGGTTCGAGAAACTCCTGTTGAAGAAACCGTGGTTGTACCAGTGACGTTAGCCGCAGAGACATGTACGCGATGTGGCCGTATTGCTGGTGATTACTATGCAAGCGTTGTCCAAGTTCGAGCGGTTGATCGAGAACCAACTGATGAAGAACAACAGGCTGCTCGAGAAATTGCTGAAGATGTTGTCTCCTCAATGGAAGAAACCGGCGACCGAAACGCGTTTATCACCGAAACTGGAGAAGTTGCTGGCGGTCTCGACATGAAGGTCTCTACAACTAAAATCGGTCGCAAAATTGCAGACAAAATTGTCAATCGTTTCGGCGGAGCAGTCTCAGCCTCAGAAACTCTTGTCACTGAGGATGCGGACGGAAATGAGGTTTATCGGGTTACGTATGCTGTTCGTCTACCGCCATACAAACCGGGTGATATAATTACCATTGAAGACCTCGATGATCCAATTCTTGTTGACAGTGTCAAAGGTAATCTCAAAGGACGGTATATAACGACAGGCGAAGCATATGAGACCGAATATGACATTGATGATTTCCCGGAAGCCCAGTACCTTGGATCCGTTAGCGACGGTGAGGAGACAACAGTTGTAAATGTCGAGGACGAACACGCTGTTCAGGTGTTAGATCCTGATACATATGAGTCGAAGACGATTGCCCGTCCTACATATTTTGACTCTTCTTCTGAAATGACGACGGTTTTAAAGAGTCGTGCTGGTCTTCATATTCTCCCATCAGATCATGACTGA
- the htpX gene encoding zinc metalloprotease HtpX — MNWQNDWGLRGRMMVTAGLLAILYIAFAVVLIEVLGAGIPVALMFVGGFSLVQYYLSDKLALRSMGAKRVDESEYPELHQQISRLSQQADLPKPDVAVAESEVPNAFATGRNQNNAVVCVTTGLLRTLDDDELEGVLAHELAHIKNRDVMIMTIASFLSTIAFMVVRYGALFGNQNRQGGIIVAIGASFIVWILSFILIRALSRYREYAADRGAAQITGNPGALASALMSISGKMDRVPKKDLREQSEMNAFFIIPISKGFIGKLFKTHPSTEKRISRLQEMQAEMA; from the coding sequence ATGAACTGGCAGAATGATTGGGGTCTTCGCGGTCGAATGATGGTCACTGCCGGGCTACTTGCAATCCTGTATATTGCGTTTGCAGTCGTCCTGATTGAGGTTCTCGGCGCAGGGATCCCAGTCGCACTGATGTTTGTCGGAGGGTTTTCGCTTGTTCAGTACTACCTCAGCGATAAACTGGCTCTCCGTAGCATGGGTGCAAAAAGAGTAGATGAATCGGAATATCCGGAGTTACATCAGCAGATTTCCCGCCTTTCACAGCAAGCTGATCTTCCAAAACCTGATGTCGCAGTTGCTGAGTCAGAAGTTCCAAATGCATTTGCAACTGGACGTAACCAGAATAACGCAGTTGTCTGTGTGACGACTGGATTGCTACGTACGCTGGATGACGACGAACTCGAAGGCGTTCTTGCCCACGAGCTAGCTCACATCAAAAACCGTGATGTGATGATTATGACGATTGCGTCGTTCCTCTCAACGATTGCATTTATGGTGGTGCGCTATGGGGCGCTCTTCGGTAATCAGAACCGACAGGGTGGAATTATAGTCGCTATTGGAGCATCATTCATTGTCTGGATTCTGAGCTTCATCCTTATCCGGGCACTGTCGCGATATAGAGAGTATGCCGCTGATCGGGGGGCAGCTCAGATCACAGGAAACCCAGGTGCTCTGGCTTCAGCGTTGATGTCGATTTCCGGGAAAATGGATCGAGTACCGAAGAAAGATTTACGAGAGCAATCGGAGATGAATGCGTTTTTCATCATTCCAATCTCAAAGGGGTTCATCGGGAAATTGTTCAAAACCCACCCATCGACAGAGAAACGAATCAGTCGGCTACAGGAGATGCAGGCCGAAATGGCGTAG
- a CDS encoding PspA-associated protein PspAB: MGLFDRVRSIFSDADERQGSDPEDLLDISSAAFTMKDIGYELIPKAALCFHAPDGFETTLDELQSIVDATGEEKTEVREDSHGFRWLIVEDTAAEGLATALQFSAETFLTKGAEDELLAAVFGFEKDHSAYLIYSFERGRFYPFVPEGTEDRDMQTEFKIQGVLREEIPIEDDESEWYPLWPDRPGKHPWE; this comes from the coding sequence ATGGGATTATTTGATCGAGTCCGGTCGATATTTTCAGATGCAGATGAGCGACAGGGTTCTGATCCCGAGGATTTGCTTGACATAAGCTCAGCAGCGTTTACGATGAAAGACATTGGATATGAACTTATACCGAAAGCGGCGCTGTGTTTTCATGCACCTGACGGGTTTGAGACGACACTTGATGAGCTGCAGTCAATTGTTGATGCAACAGGAGAAGAAAAAACGGAGGTTCGAGAAGATAGCCACGGATTTCGATGGCTAATTGTAGAAGACACTGCAGCCGAAGGGTTAGCAACGGCATTACAGTTTAGTGCAGAGACATTTCTGACAAAAGGAGCGGAAGACGAGCTTCTTGCCGCAGTATTCGGGTTTGAAAAAGATCACTCGGCATATTTGATCTACTCGTTTGAGCGGGGTCGATTTTATCCATTCGTCCCAGAAGGGACGGAAGATCGTGATATGCAAACAGAGTTTAAGATACAAGGTGTCCTTAGGGAGGAAATACCAATTGAAGATGATGAGTCAGAGTGGTATCCGTTGTGGCCAGACCGTCCCGGAAAGCACCCATGGGAGTGA
- the radA gene encoding DNA repair and recombination protein RadA, translating to MAGDDLEELPGVGPATAEKLHDAGFDSYQGIAVASPGELSNTADIGESTASDIIQAARQEADIGGFETGSAVLERREKIGKLSWMIDEVDELLGGGVETQSITEIYGEFGSGKSQVTHQLCVNVQVPPEHGGLGGSAIFVDSEDTFRPERIDDMVRGLSDDAINAMLENREIEGTANDSAALDELIEDVLDKIHVAKAFNSNHQILLAEKAQELASESQEDEYPVRLLCVDSLTAHFRAEYVGRGELAERQQKLNKHLHDLARVGDLNNTAVVVTNQVAANPDSFFGDPTEPIGGNILGHTSTFRIYLRKSKGNKRIVRLVDAPNLADGEAVMRVEDSGLKPE from the coding sequence ATGGCAGGAGATGATCTTGAAGAACTTCCCGGTGTTGGCCCAGCAACTGCAGAGAAGCTACACGACGCCGGATTTGATTCGTATCAAGGTATCGCAGTAGCGAGCCCAGGTGAACTTTCAAATACAGCAGACATTGGTGAATCGACTGCATCCGATATTATTCAGGCGGCACGACAGGAAGCAGACATTGGTGGATTCGAGACGGGATCAGCAGTGCTTGAACGACGAGAAAAGATTGGTAAATTAAGCTGGATGATTGACGAAGTAGATGAACTACTTGGAGGAGGAGTTGAAACACAGTCGATCACAGAGATATATGGAGAGTTCGGGTCAGGAAAGTCGCAGGTTACACATCAGCTGTGTGTAAATGTGCAAGTCCCACCAGAACACGGCGGTCTCGGTGGATCTGCGATCTTTGTTGATAGTGAGGATACGTTCCGCCCAGAACGAATTGATGACATGGTTCGGGGGCTGTCAGATGACGCAATTAATGCAATGCTCGAAAACCGGGAAATCGAAGGGACAGCAAATGATAGTGCTGCCCTTGACGAGTTGATTGAAGACGTATTGGATAAGATACACGTCGCCAAGGCATTCAATTCAAACCACCAGATTCTGCTTGCAGAAAAGGCTCAAGAGCTCGCCAGTGAAAGTCAAGAGGACGAATATCCTGTGCGGCTACTCTGTGTGGATTCACTGACAGCACATTTCCGAGCTGAATACGTTGGTCGGGGAGAACTCGCCGAGCGACAGCAGAAACTTAACAAGCACTTACATGACTTAGCACGTGTTGGCGATCTCAACAACACAGCTGTTGTAGTAACGAATCAAGTAGCTGCAAACCCAGATTCATTCTTTGGGGATCCAACAGAGCCAATTGGTGGGAATATTCTTGGACATACGTCCACATTCCGTATCTACTTGCGAAAGTCAAAAGGGAACAAGCGAATTGTTAGGTTAGTCGACGCACCAAACCTTGCAGACGGAGAAGCCGTAATGCGCGTTGAAGATAGTGGACTGAAACCAGAGTAA